One stretch of Nocardia mangyaensis DNA includes these proteins:
- the sucB gene encoding 2-oxoglutarate dehydrogenase, E2 component, dihydrolipoamide succinyltransferase, whose amino-acid sequence MAFSVQMPALGESVTEGTVTRWLKQEGDTVEVDEPLLEVSTDKVDTEIPSPTAGVLSKIVAQEDDIVEVGGELGVISDAGEAAPAAPAAEPAAAEPEPAPEPEPAPAAQAPAESAPAPAPAAASAADGTPVKMPELGESVTEGTVTRWLKAVGDSVAVDEPLLEVSTDKVDTEIPSPVAGTLLEISAQEDDIVAVGGQLGVIGSGSPAAAPAPEPAPAPAPAKAPEPEPTPAPAPAAAAPAPAPAPAPAKAPAASAPAPASSANGSSTPYVTPLVRKLADENNVDLTTLTGSGVGGRIRKQDVLAAAEAKKAPAPAPAAAAPASAPAKPTAAPKLAALTGTTQKASRIRQITATKTRESLQSTAQLTQVHEADVTKIAHLRQLAKASFKEREGVNLTYLPFFAKAVVEALGVHPNVNASYNEDSKEITYHASVHLGIAVDTEQGLLSPVIHNASDLSLAGLARAIADIAHRARNGGLKPDELSGGTFTITNIGSEGALFDTPILVPPQAAMLGTGAIVKRPVVMTDETGGESIGVRSMVYLPLTYDHRLIDGADAGRFLTTIKNRLEDSAFEADLGL is encoded by the coding sequence ATGGCCTTCTCCGTCCAGATGCCGGCTCTTGGTGAGAGCGTCACCGAGGGAACGGTGACCAGGTGGCTGAAGCAGGAAGGAGACACGGTCGAGGTCGACGAACCGCTGCTCGAAGTCTCCACCGACAAAGTCGATACCGAGATCCCGTCGCCGACCGCCGGTGTGCTGTCGAAGATCGTCGCGCAGGAAGACGACATCGTCGAGGTCGGTGGTGAGCTCGGCGTGATCAGCGACGCGGGCGAAGCCGCCCCTGCCGCGCCCGCCGCGGAGCCCGCCGCCGCCGAACCCGAACCGGCCCCCGAGCCGGAACCGGCGCCCGCCGCGCAGGCTCCCGCCGAATCCGCGCCCGCACCGGCTCCCGCCGCCGCGTCCGCCGCCGATGGCACCCCGGTGAAGATGCCCGAATTGGGCGAGTCGGTCACCGAGGGCACCGTCACCCGCTGGCTCAAGGCCGTGGGCGACAGCGTCGCCGTCGACGAGCCGCTGCTCGAGGTGTCCACCGACAAGGTCGACACCGAGATCCCCTCGCCGGTCGCGGGCACGCTGCTCGAGATCTCGGCGCAGGAGGACGACATCGTCGCCGTGGGTGGTCAGCTGGGTGTGATCGGCAGTGGTTCGCCCGCCGCCGCGCCCGCTCCCGAGCCCGCACCGGCACCGGCTCCGGCCAAGGCGCCCGAGCCTGAGCCCACGCCGGCTCCCGCGCCCGCCGCCGCGGCCCCAGCGCCCGCTCCGGCACCGGCTCCCGCCAAGGCTCCGGCCGCGTCCGCTCCTGCCCCGGCGTCCTCCGCCAACGGCAGCAGCACCCCGTACGTGACCCCGCTGGTGCGCAAGCTGGCCGACGAGAACAACGTCGACCTGACGACCCTCACCGGTTCCGGTGTCGGCGGCCGCATCCGCAAGCAGGACGTGCTCGCCGCCGCCGAGGCCAAGAAGGCCCCCGCCCCGGCTCCGGCCGCCGCCGCACCCGCGTCGGCGCCTGCCAAGCCGACCGCAGCGCCCAAGCTGGCCGCCCTCACCGGCACCACGCAGAAGGCCAGCCGGATCCGCCAGATCACCGCGACCAAGACGCGCGAATCGCTGCAGAGCACCGCGCAGCTGACCCAGGTCCACGAGGCCGACGTCACCAAGATCGCGCATCTGCGTCAGCTCGCCAAGGCCTCGTTCAAGGAGCGCGAGGGCGTCAACCTGACGTACCTGCCCTTCTTCGCCAAGGCCGTGGTCGAGGCCCTCGGGGTGCACCCGAACGTGAACGCCTCCTACAACGAGGATTCCAAGGAGATCACCTACCACGCGTCGGTGCATCTCGGGATCGCGGTCGACACCGAGCAGGGTCTGCTCTCGCCGGTCATCCACAACGCCAGCGACCTGTCGCTGGCCGGGCTGGCCCGCGCGATCGCCGACATCGCCCACCGCGCCCGCAATGGTGGGCTCAAGCCCGACGAGCTGTCCGGTGGCACCTTCACCATCACCAACATCGGCTCCGAGGGCGCGCTGTTCGACACCCCGATCCTGGTTCCGCCGCAGGCGGCCATGCTCGGCACCGGCGCGATCGTCAAGCGCCCGGTGGTGATGACCGACGAGACCGGTGGCGAGTCCATCGGTGTGCGCTCGATGGTGTACCTGCCGCTGACCTACGATCACCGGCTCATCGACGGCGCCGACGCGGGCCGGTTCCTCACCACCATCAAGAACCGGCTGGAAGATTCGGCGTTCGAGGCCGATCTCGGCCTGTAG
- a CDS encoding TIGR01777 family oxidoreductase has protein sequence MQVVIAGSSGLIGTALVAALRRDGHVVSRLVRREAAAPDEFAWDPARAQLDERALRGADAVVNLCGASIGGRRWTGSYKQELRDSRITPTDVLATAVAAAEVPTLVNASGAHYYGGDTGDTIVDETAAAGTGFLATLCRDWEAATAPATAAGVRTVLVRSAVVLAPNGGMLSMLHPLYWLGLGGRLGSGRQYTPWISLDDEVGAIAFALTHPEVSGPINAAGPAPVTNAEFGRALGRALHRPTPLIVPGFALRALVGEFADEAILHGPRAIPAALEQAGYTFQHPTIGAALAAAVGRSGNR, from the coding sequence ATGCAGGTGGTGATCGCCGGTTCGTCCGGACTGATCGGGACAGCACTCGTCGCGGCCCTGCGCCGCGACGGGCACGTGGTGTCCCGATTGGTCCGGCGCGAGGCCGCCGCACCCGACGAATTCGCGTGGGACCCCGCGCGCGCCCAGCTCGACGAGCGGGCGTTGCGCGGGGCCGACGCGGTGGTGAACCTGTGCGGTGCGAGTATCGGTGGTCGCCGCTGGACCGGCAGCTACAAGCAGGAGCTGCGTGACAGCCGCATCACCCCCACCGATGTCCTGGCCACCGCGGTCGCCGCGGCGGAGGTGCCGACGCTGGTCAACGCCAGCGGCGCGCACTACTACGGCGGCGACACCGGTGACACGATCGTCGACGAGACGGCCGCCGCCGGAACGGGTTTCCTGGCGACGCTGTGTCGCGACTGGGAGGCCGCGACGGCCCCGGCCACCGCCGCGGGCGTGCGCACCGTGCTGGTGCGCAGCGCGGTGGTCCTCGCCCCCAACGGCGGAATGCTGAGCATGTTGCACCCGCTGTACTGGCTGGGGCTGGGGGGCCGGCTCGGCAGCGGCCGTCAGTACACGCCCTGGATCTCCCTCGATGACGAGGTCGGCGCCATCGCCTTCGCCCTCACCCATCCCGAGGTGTCGGGCCCGATCAATGCCGCCGGTCCCGCGCCGGTGACCAACGCGGAGTTCGGTCGCGCGCTGGGCCGGGCGCTGCATCGGCCCACACCACTCATCGTCCCCGGCTTCGCCCTGCGCGCCCTGGTCGGCGAGTTCGCCGACGAGGCCATCCTGCACGGACCACGCGCCATCCCCGCCGCGCTGGAGCAAGCCGGATACACCTTCCAGCATCCGACGATCGGTGCCGCGCTGGCCGCCGCCGTCGGCCGATCCGGGAACCGCTGA
- a CDS encoding GNAT family N-acetyltransferase, whose amino-acid sequence MRIRDADKADLPAVLAIHNTNIAESTAIWDTDEVDLDDRLTWFADRSAAGMPILIAEIDGEVAGYASYGQWRPKSGYRFTVENSVYVDDRFQRRGVATALLTELITRATDSHRVHAMVAAIESSNSGSITLHERFGFRVVGELPEVGHKFGRWMDLTLLQLTFPMNHR is encoded by the coding sequence ATGCGGATCCGCGACGCCGACAAGGCCGATCTGCCCGCCGTCCTCGCGATCCACAACACCAATATCGCCGAGTCGACGGCGATCTGGGACACCGACGAGGTCGACCTCGACGACCGCCTGACCTGGTTCGCCGACCGTTCCGCCGCGGGCATGCCGATCCTGATCGCCGAGATCGACGGCGAGGTCGCCGGGTACGCCTCCTACGGTCAGTGGCGCCCCAAATCCGGCTACCGCTTCACGGTGGAGAACTCGGTCTACGTCGACGACCGCTTCCAGCGCCGCGGCGTCGCCACCGCCCTGCTCACCGAACTCATCACCCGCGCCACCGATTCCCACCGCGTGCACGCCATGGTGGCCGCGATCGAATCGAGCAACTCCGGTTCCATCACCCTGCACGAACGCTTCGGCTTCCGCGTCGTCGGTGAACTTCCCGAGGTCGGCCACAAATTCGGCCGCTGGATGGACCTGACCCTCCTGCAGCTGACCTTCCCGATGAACCACCGCTGA
- a CDS encoding TetR/AcrR family transcriptional regulator, translated as MTRAKRPPPVSRDAIVDAAIRVLDRDGPRPSMEAIAAEAGITKPRLYRQFTDKGDLYTAIGSRFADTAFAATGADLTLLLQPPREAIARALGDYAAGILDHPDVFRFLAQAQTGSTRDGSVWQYDLSSAVANRFAKRARAVADSIPLDTEGIDYLARGIVGVMIALTDLWLTEPMPDPAEFVDRAGELVWGMINAFLRGRGVDADSDVPIFVTLAALNQDSD; from the coding sequence GTGACCCGTGCCAAACGACCGCCGCCGGTGAGCCGGGACGCGATCGTCGACGCGGCCATACGGGTCCTCGACCGCGACGGCCCCCGGCCGAGCATGGAGGCCATCGCGGCCGAGGCGGGGATCACCAAACCGCGGCTCTATCGCCAGTTCACCGACAAGGGCGACCTCTACACCGCCATCGGCAGCCGCTTCGCCGACACGGCCTTCGCGGCGACCGGCGCCGACCTCACGCTGCTGCTCCAGCCGCCGCGCGAGGCCATCGCCAGGGCGCTCGGCGACTACGCCGCGGGCATCCTCGACCACCCCGATGTCTTCCGATTCCTGGCGCAGGCCCAGACCGGATCGACCAGGGACGGTTCGGTCTGGCAATACGACCTGAGCAGCGCCGTCGCGAACCGATTCGCGAAACGGGCACGCGCGGTGGCTGATTCGATTCCGCTCGACACCGAGGGCATCGACTATCTGGCACGCGGGATAGTCGGGGTGATGATCGCGCTCACCGATCTCTGGCTGACCGAACCCATGCCGGACCCGGCGGAATTCGTCGATCGGGCCGGGGAATTGGTGTGGGGGATGATCAACGCGTTCCTGCGTGGACGGGGTGTCGACGCCGATTCGGACGTGCCGATCTTCGTCACCCTCGCGGCGCTGAACCAGGACAGCGACTGA
- a CDS encoding pyrimidine/purine nucleoside phosphorylase: MSKFENVSVTKQANVYFDGKCVSYSLELPDGTAKSVGVIQPSALTFTTSAPEVMELVAGEAKVTLAGASEAVTYRGGESFEVPGDSSFDIEVVDTMHYVCHYG, translated from the coding sequence ATGTCGAAGTTCGAGAACGTCTCCGTCACCAAGCAGGCCAATGTCTACTTCGACGGCAAATGCGTCAGCTACAGCCTCGAGCTGCCCGATGGCACCGCGAAGTCGGTCGGCGTGATCCAGCCGTCGGCGCTGACCTTCACCACCAGTGCGCCCGAGGTCATGGAGCTGGTGGCCGGTGAGGCGAAGGTGACCCTGGCCGGGGCGAGCGAGGCCGTCACCTACCGCGGTGGGGAGTCGTTCGAGGTGCCCGGCGACAGCTCGTTCGACATCGAGGTCGTCGACACCATGCACTACGTCTGCCACTACGGCTGA
- a CDS encoding glucose 1-dehydrogenase — MGRLTGKVAVISGGARGMGAAHARRFVAEGASVVLGDVLDDEGAVVAKELGAAAIYRHLDVREPEQWSAVVAAAVEEFGGLHVLVNNAGIVNGNLLVDFALAEWQRIIDINLTGTFLGMQAAVPAMLAAGGGSIVNISSVEGMRGSPGLHGYTATKFAVRGLTKSAALELAPQGIRVNSVHPGLISTPMTEGIPADFLQIPLARAAEPDEVSALVAYLASDESSYSTGAEFVVDGGLTVGVPHK; from the coding sequence ATGGGACGACTGACCGGCAAGGTCGCGGTGATCAGTGGTGGCGCTCGGGGGATGGGGGCGGCGCACGCGCGCCGATTCGTCGCCGAGGGGGCCTCGGTGGTGCTGGGTGACGTGCTCGACGACGAAGGCGCGGTCGTGGCGAAGGAACTCGGCGCCGCCGCGATCTACCGGCACCTGGACGTGCGCGAACCCGAGCAGTGGAGTGCGGTCGTCGCGGCGGCGGTCGAGGAGTTCGGCGGGCTGCACGTGCTGGTGAACAACGCGGGGATCGTGAACGGGAACCTGCTCGTCGACTTCGCGCTCGCGGAGTGGCAGCGGATCATCGACATCAACCTGACCGGGACCTTCCTCGGGATGCAGGCGGCGGTTCCGGCCATGCTGGCGGCCGGTGGTGGTTCGATCGTCAACATCTCCTCGGTCGAGGGGATGCGGGGCAGTCCCGGGCTGCACGGGTACACCGCGACGAAGTTCGCGGTGCGTGGGCTCACCAAGTCGGCGGCGCTCGAACTCGCGCCACAGGGCATCCGGGTGAACTCGGTGCATCCCGGTCTGATCAGCACGCCGATGACCGAGGGGATCCCGGCCGACTTCCTGCAGATCCCGCTGGCACGGGCGGCCGAGCCGGACGAGGTGTCCGCGCTGGTGGCGTACCTGGCCTCCGACGAATCCTCGTACTCGACCGGGGCGGAATTCGTCGTGGACGGCGGGCTCACGGTGGGCGTACCGCACAAGTAG
- a CDS encoding DUF5753 domain-containing protein: MFYTTWYETCGTGLSTLQRSLIALEHTTANQRGYSPDLIPALLQTPAYARAVLSVCVSVLQIPDDTEETVTALLQRHTILDAPGRRFHLLIGETALLRKVGAADVMADQVRFLLEILATRENVEIGIVPLDSELVAPAANFVIPDESIVDIETVTGFVTATGAEEIASAVRTFDLIATVAAYDDGARVILNRALATHVIGCSQAALTSNIGQGSP, encoded by the coding sequence GTGTTTTACACCACCTGGTACGAAACGTGCGGCACCGGGCTATCGACGCTGCAACGCAGCCTCATCGCTCTCGAGCACACGACTGCCAATCAGCGTGGGTACAGCCCGGACCTGATACCAGCACTACTACAGACTCCGGCTTACGCCCGCGCGGTCTTGTCCGTGTGCGTCTCGGTACTCCAAATCCCCGACGACACCGAAGAGACAGTCACCGCGCTCTTGCAGCGGCACACCATCCTTGATGCACCTGGCCGCCGGTTCCACCTGCTCATTGGTGAGACCGCGTTGTTGCGGAAGGTAGGCGCTGCGGACGTGATGGCAGACCAGGTCCGATTCCTCCTGGAAATTCTGGCTACCCGCGAAAACGTAGAAATCGGGATCGTGCCCCTGGATTCCGAACTGGTCGCTCCGGCTGCGAATTTCGTGATCCCTGACGAGTCGATCGTCGACATCGAAACTGTCACCGGCTTCGTCACCGCCACGGGCGCCGAGGAGATCGCGTCGGCAGTGAGAACCTTCGATCTGATCGCCACCGTGGCTGCCTACGATGACGGTGCTCGCGTCATCCTGAACCGAGCACTGGCCACCCACGTCATCGGCTGCTCGCAGGCGGCGCTCACGTCGAATATTGGCCAGGGTTCCCCCTGA
- the lipA gene encoding lipoyl synthase, with translation MSSVDASAPAGRKLLRIEARNAETPIERKPKWIRTRATMGPEYTELKGLVKREGLHTVCEEAGCPNIFECWEDREATFLIGGEQCTRRCDFCQIDTGKPAALDRDEPRRVAESVQAMGLRYSTITGVARDDLDDGGAWLYAETVNAIKRLNPNTGVELLIPDFNADPDQLAEVFASRPEVLAHNLETVPRIFKRIRPAFRYERSLAVLTAAREVGLVTKSNLILGMGETPEEVTEAMRDLHEAGCDILTITQYLRPSPRHHPVDRWVKPEEFVEHSQFAESLGFAGVMAGPLVRSSYRAGRLYAQAMAHHGREIPEAMNHLAQGGTASQEASSVLARFGS, from the coding sequence GTGAGCTCCGTAGACGCTTCTGCCCCCGCCGGACGCAAGCTGCTGCGCATCGAGGCGCGCAATGCCGAGACCCCGATCGAGCGCAAGCCCAAGTGGATTCGTACCCGCGCGACCATGGGCCCGGAGTACACCGAGCTCAAGGGCCTGGTGAAACGCGAAGGCCTGCACACCGTCTGCGAGGAAGCGGGCTGCCCCAACATCTTCGAATGCTGGGAAGACCGCGAGGCCACCTTCCTCATCGGTGGCGAACAGTGCACCCGCCGCTGCGACTTCTGCCAGATCGACACCGGCAAGCCCGCCGCCCTCGACCGCGACGAGCCCCGCCGCGTCGCCGAGAGTGTCCAGGCCATGGGCCTGCGCTACTCCACCATCACCGGGGTGGCCCGCGACGACCTCGACGACGGCGGCGCCTGGCTCTACGCCGAAACCGTCAACGCCATCAAGCGGCTCAACCCGAACACCGGCGTGGAACTGCTCATCCCCGACTTCAACGCCGACCCCGACCAGCTCGCCGAGGTCTTCGCCTCGCGCCCCGAGGTGCTCGCCCACAACCTGGAGACGGTCCCGCGCATCTTCAAGCGCATCCGCCCCGCTTTCCGCTACGAGCGCTCCCTCGCCGTCCTCACCGCCGCCCGCGAGGTCGGCCTGGTCACCAAGTCCAACCTCATCCTCGGCATGGGCGAGACGCCGGAGGAAGTCACCGAGGCCATGCGCGACCTGCACGAGGCGGGCTGCGACATCCTCACCATCACCCAGTACCTGCGCCCCTCCCCCCGCCACCACCCCGTCGACCGCTGGGTCAAGCCCGAAGAGTTCGTCGAGCACTCCCAGTTCGCCGAGTCGCTCGGCTTCGCCGGTGTGATGGCCGGTCCCCTTGTCCGCTCGTCGTACCGCGCCGGCCGTCTCTACGCCCAGGCCATGGCCCACCACGGCCGCGAGATCCCCGAGGCCATGAATCACCTGGCCCAGGGTGGCACCGCGTCCCAGGAAGCCAGCTCCGTCCTCGCCCGCTTCGGCAGCTAA
- a CDS encoding helix-turn-helix domain-containing protein codes for MDADRFIGQKVREIRARRGISQQVLADRTGLSRGAIAKYENGERPIDSRRILLALAAALGVTIGDLTGHEQDKLDPSTAGFHAAVPELETVLWSRGNITDLAPPHTLDELAALARTATELRNDCDYATLGPLLAPMLTDAYRHVRGAAGGHAERAWDVLATVTYGVASALRARGYYALAWTAAQESERAATHIGGVAPIAAAAFAQGQIMLSRPGALPAALATTTETAEKIAADVRTVGEVETFGMLHLQGSIVEATLGGDPEPHLTEAAEQAARLADARSSTSVARNESFGPANVTLWRMSAAMERREPGQVLALAPTLSPVDLPNDGRRAQYFVETGRAYAMKKNYRDSLYALLRAEHAAPQHVRTMAPVRELVGHMMRSARRDLTTGDLGRLAQRVGVVPT; via the coding sequence ATGGACGCCGACCGCTTCATCGGGCAAAAGGTGCGCGAGATCCGGGCGCGCCGGGGAATCTCGCAGCAGGTATTGGCCGACAGGACAGGGTTGAGCCGGGGCGCGATCGCCAAGTACGAGAACGGTGAACGGCCGATCGACTCACGTCGGATACTGCTCGCACTGGCAGCGGCGCTCGGGGTCACCATCGGTGACCTGACCGGCCATGAGCAGGACAAGCTGGATCCATCCACAGCGGGGTTCCACGCCGCCGTTCCCGAGCTGGAGACTGTGCTGTGGTCGCGCGGCAACATTACCGATCTAGCGCCACCTCATACTCTCGACGAACTGGCCGCTCTCGCACGGACCGCAACCGAGCTTCGCAACGATTGCGACTACGCCACGCTCGGACCGCTCCTCGCTCCGATGCTGACTGACGCCTACCGTCACGTCCGCGGCGCCGCGGGCGGCCACGCCGAGCGCGCGTGGGATGTTCTCGCCACCGTGACATACGGTGTCGCGTCGGCGCTGCGAGCACGGGGTTACTACGCGCTGGCGTGGACAGCCGCACAGGAGTCCGAACGCGCCGCCACCCACATCGGCGGCGTCGCGCCGATCGCGGCCGCCGCGTTCGCCCAGGGCCAGATCATGCTGTCGCGCCCTGGTGCACTGCCCGCGGCGCTGGCGACCACGACCGAGACCGCCGAGAAGATCGCCGCCGATGTGCGCACGGTCGGCGAGGTCGAGACGTTCGGGATGCTGCATCTACAGGGTTCGATCGTCGAGGCGACCTTGGGCGGCGATCCCGAACCCCACCTCACTGAAGCGGCCGAGCAGGCGGCTCGGCTCGCCGATGCCCGGTCCAGCACATCGGTGGCACGAAACGAGTCGTTCGGCCCCGCGAACGTCACACTGTGGCGGATGTCGGCGGCGATGGAGCGGCGCGAACCCGGCCAGGTGCTGGCGCTCGCACCGACGTTGTCGCCTGTGGATCTGCCCAATGACGGTCGACGCGCTCAGTATTTCGTAGAGACGGGCCGCGCGTACGCGATGAAGAAGAACTACCGAGACTCGCTGTACGCGCTGCTGCGCGCCGAACACGCCGCGCCACAGCACGTGCGCACAATGGCCCCCGTTCGGGAGCTGGTCGGGCACATGATGCGGAGCGCGCGGCGGGACCTGACGACCGGTGATCTCGGCCGTTTGGCACAGCGGGTCGGAGTTGTCCCGACCTGA
- a CDS encoding alpha/beta hydrolase has product MTGPATKTQAYAIQPGALEAQTTEWRSLHDRLVTNLDLAQRDYAGSTSYWVGNAGDRARETTASTVTEGRKITDALNSAITAGSNGQSSIAASKSTATAAIDLAEKDKFSVSEDGTVTAPDARLSLPDAQPDDLVAAQAALDATAKNVYEPPIKAALLGLGQAIEDTTVAIEKAFENVGAIKPVADSVLVSLGERSQQVQDILDGKATLPAGTQEFHDLWSTLSDEDKDALWNQDQYLGNRDGMPATDRDHYNRLLLTEQIAETRNALDEAKVIAGDKHDQWMKYSGTAEGERWLETQPGYTEWKTKMDQYARLDDLTATASAIEPNADTGEPRMLLGLDDKSGERVQAIVADGNPDTASHVTTYVPGTGSQPAKLEGDMERVDRMTDQAENSGAAKPVTIAWMGYDAPPELGDATQRDYAAAGAPALNAFQDGLRITHEGEPSRNTVLGHSYGTTVVGLSAAEGRTLDADTVVMVASPGAGVDSARDLSLTGVEDGQQYKHVYSTRAENDPTPLYENLPGWIPGVDRHGEDPTESEFGGQVFTSDPGSRTPLVGYSGASHSEYWEPGSASLVNIGQIIAGNLGEVRYE; this is encoded by the coding sequence ATGACCGGACCGGCGACGAAGACCCAGGCCTATGCCATCCAGCCGGGAGCGTTGGAAGCCCAGACCACTGAGTGGCGCTCCTTGCACGACCGGCTCGTCACCAATCTCGATCTGGCACAACGTGACTACGCGGGATCGACCAGTTACTGGGTCGGCAACGCCGGTGATCGTGCTCGCGAGACGACAGCGAGCACTGTCACCGAGGGCCGGAAGATCACTGACGCACTCAACAGTGCGATCACCGCGGGATCCAACGGTCAGTCGAGTATCGCCGCGAGCAAATCAACCGCCACGGCCGCGATAGACCTCGCGGAGAAGGACAAGTTCTCAGTCAGCGAAGACGGCACCGTCACCGCCCCCGACGCCCGCTTGTCACTGCCCGACGCGCAACCCGACGACCTCGTCGCCGCTCAGGCCGCCCTCGACGCGACCGCGAAGAACGTCTACGAGCCACCGATCAAAGCCGCCCTGCTCGGGCTGGGCCAGGCGATCGAAGACACCACCGTGGCGATCGAGAAGGCGTTCGAGAACGTCGGCGCCATCAAACCGGTCGCCGACTCCGTTCTGGTGAGTCTGGGCGAACGCAGCCAGCAGGTACAAGACATCCTCGATGGCAAGGCGACTCTGCCGGCGGGCACCCAGGAATTCCACGATCTGTGGTCCACGCTGTCCGATGAGGACAAAGACGCGCTCTGGAACCAGGACCAGTATCTGGGCAATCGTGACGGTATGCCCGCCACTGACCGCGACCACTACAACCGGCTTCTCCTCACCGAGCAGATCGCCGAGACACGGAACGCTCTTGATGAAGCGAAAGTGATCGCCGGTGACAAACACGATCAATGGATGAAGTACTCGGGGACCGCCGAAGGGGAGCGGTGGCTGGAGACCCAGCCCGGCTACACCGAGTGGAAAACCAAGATGGACCAGTACGCACGCCTCGACGACCTTACCGCCACGGCCTCAGCTATCGAGCCGAACGCCGACACCGGCGAACCGCGCATGTTGTTGGGTTTGGACGACAAATCGGGTGAACGTGTTCAGGCGATCGTCGCCGACGGTAACCCGGACACGGCATCTCATGTCACCACGTATGTGCCGGGAACCGGGTCGCAACCCGCCAAGCTCGAAGGTGACATGGAGCGAGTGGACCGCATGACCGACCAAGCCGAGAACTCTGGTGCAGCCAAACCGGTGACCATCGCTTGGATGGGATATGACGCGCCGCCTGAGCTCGGAGACGCGACGCAGCGTGACTACGCGGCGGCGGGGGCTCCGGCGTTGAACGCGTTCCAGGATGGACTACGGATAACCCATGAAGGTGAACCGTCCCGCAATACTGTGCTCGGACACAGTTACGGTACAACCGTCGTCGGGTTGTCGGCGGCGGAGGGGCGGACCCTAGACGCCGACACGGTTGTGATGGTGGCGAGTCCCGGCGCTGGCGTGGATTCCGCACGGGATCTAAGCCTGACCGGTGTCGAGGACGGACAACAATACAAACACGTCTACTCCACCCGAGCGGAGAATGACCCAACTCCGCTGTACGAGAACCTCCCTGGGTGGATTCCCGGCGTCGACCGGCATGGCGAGGACCCGACCGAGTCCGAATTCGGCGGTCAGGTGTTCACTTCCGACCCGGGCTCGCGTACCCCCCTGGTGGGGTACAGCGGTGCCTCGCACAGCGAGTATTGGGAACCTGGTAGCGCGTCGCTGGTCAACATTGGGCAGATCATCGCGGGAAATCTTGGTGAGGTGAGGTACGAGTGA
- the lipB gene encoding lipoyl(octanoyl) transferase LipB: MNNTRPLASARFDSTPIVVENLGLIDYHAAWELQRQTAEQRAAGEGSDRLFLLEHPSVYTAGRRTEAEDLPIDGSPVVQVDRGGKITWHGPGQLVGYPIIRLAEPVDVVHYVRRLEEALIQVVTGLGVDCGRVEGRSGVWLPATELFSERKIAAIGVRVQRGVALHGISLNCNSALDGFQAIVPCGIKDAGVTTLTRELGREVTVAELEPLVAAAIVAALDGEIPVQPHDIDRTTGPANTQAPSVESIQ; encoded by the coding sequence GTGAACAACACGCGCCCCCTCGCGTCCGCACGGTTCGATTCGACCCCGATCGTGGTCGAGAATCTCGGACTCATCGACTACCACGCCGCCTGGGAGCTGCAGCGGCAGACCGCCGAGCAGCGCGCCGCGGGCGAAGGCTCCGACCGGCTGTTCCTGCTCGAGCACCCGTCGGTCTACACCGCGGGCCGCCGCACCGAGGCCGAGGATCTGCCGATCGACGGCAGTCCGGTGGTGCAGGTCGACCGCGGTGGCAAGATCACCTGGCACGGGCCGGGTCAGCTGGTCGGCTATCCGATCATCCGGCTGGCCGAGCCGGTGGACGTCGTGCACTACGTCCGACGGTTGGAGGAGGCGCTGATCCAGGTGGTCACCGGACTCGGCGTCGACTGTGGTCGCGTCGAGGGCCGCTCCGGCGTCTGGCTGCCCGCCACCGAGCTGTTCTCCGAACGCAAGATCGCCGCGATCGGGGTGCGCGTGCAACGCGGGGTCGCCCTGCACGGCATCTCGCTGAACTGCAATTCCGCCCTCGACGGTTTCCAGGCGATAGTGCCCTGCGGCATCAAGGACGCCGGCGTCACCACGCTGACCCGTGAACTGGGCCGCGAGGTCACCGTCGCCGAGCTCGAGCCGCTCGTCGCCGCCGCGATCGTTGCCGCCCTCGACGGCGAAATTCCCGTTCAGCCCCATGACATTGATCGCACCACCGGCCCGGCGAACACGCAGGCCCCGAGCGTAGAGTCGATCCAGTGA
- a CDS encoding oxidoreductase — MGLLDRFRGGRGRSRSGAREGASEVRALADWARSRRGVEAFIEPKTTVTDVTAVLVAVDGEWTRRIVGERGARKLADALKIPVYDVNKTGYPQRMRDFDARRRIEQRRAREAEFDE; from the coding sequence ATGGGTTTGCTGGATCGTTTCCGCGGTGGGCGCGGCAGGAGCAGGTCAGGTGCGCGCGAGGGCGCGTCGGAGGTGCGCGCGCTGGCCGACTGGGCGCGGTCTCGGCGCGGTGTCGAGGCGTTCATCGAACCGAAAACAACTGTGACCGATGTCACAGCCGTGTTGGTGGCCGTGGATGGTGAATGGACCCGCCGGATCGTCGGCGAGCGCGGTGCGCGCAAGCTGGCCGACGCGCTGAAGATCCCGGTCTACGACGTCAACAAGACCGGCTATCCGCAGCGGATGCGTGACTTCGACGCCCGCCGCCGGATCGAGCAGCGGCGGGCCCGCGAAGCCGAGTTCGACGAGTGA